Proteins from a single region of Trichoderma asperellum chromosome 3, complete sequence:
- a CDS encoding uncharacterized protein (EggNog:ENOG41), whose product MLGTQSPSSPAPGILMEGFDQARQHPRRKRKAESQDNERLSKRLSLLNIEQDGSKLYVPVETPSANANAAATSSTRRAKAAKSQSSDETMQLDDSKHKVYIYDLDAELSSDSDNDEGKLIFLPDIQKHLKENRIPRQILANDEGELAGMQLVLYSDPKSISVPESQDGVRRAIIEARRRARDRQKNPDTSEMHNNTMASETTTETMSHVDPAPANAFPINDACDDMDID is encoded by the exons ATGCTGGGGACGCAGAGCCCGTCTTCGCCCGCGCCAGGCATTCTTATGGAGGGTTTCGACCAAGCGAGGCAGCACCCGCGACGCAAGAGGAAGGCCGAGTCGCAGGACAACGAGCGGCTCTCCAAGCGACTCAGCCTGCTGAATATTG AACAAGACGGCTCCAAACTCTACGTCCCCGTCGAGACACCATCGGCCAATGCTAATGCAGCCGCAACTTCATCGACTAGACGTGCAAAGGCGGCGAAATCACAGAGCAGCGATGAGACGATGCAACTGGACGACTCCAAGCACAAGGTGTACATCTACGACCTGGATGCCGAGCTCTCCTCCGACAGCGACAACGACGAGGGCAAGTTAATCTTCTTGCCGGATATCCAGAAGCACCTCAAGGAGAACCGTATTCCCAGACAAATTCTTGCAAACGACGAGGGTGAGCTGGCTGGCATGCAGCTGGTCCTCTATAGCGACCCCAAGTCCATATCCGTACCAGAATCGCAAGACGGCGTGCGAAGGGCCATCATTGAAGCCCGCCGGCGAGCAAGAGATAGACAGAAGAATCCAGATACTAGCGAGATGCACAACAATACCATGGCGTCAGAGACAACGACTGAAACGATGTCGCACGTCGACCCTGCGCCGGCCAATGCTTTCCCCATAAACGATGCGTGCGATGACATGGATATTGATTGA
- a CDS encoding uncharacterized protein (EggNog:ENOG41~TransMembrane:1 (o38-60i)) produces MPSIGFMALKARDDDVPFGFVREDNEIIPWRYSKQAFIVKWSIMAGVVVLILLFLLTSWLHLRSRVKKGLPPLRYHRFLVRTPRQPAAAQQTNGWVPQTNNPMGGYYMGTTAPPPVYDPAKFPMYSGHTDPEKVDYAREPTRREAEANPAPDYYDIPLGPPPAAATR; encoded by the exons ATGCCGAGTATTGGATTCATGGCGCTGAAAGCGCGAGACGACGATGTGCCTTTTGGCTTCGTGAGGGAGGATAATGAAATCATCCCATGGCGCTACAGCAAA CAAGCATTCATCGTGAAATGGTCTATCATGGCAGGTGTCGTAGTGTTGATCTTGTTATTCCTCTTGACGAGCTGGCTCCATCTGAGATCGAGAGTCAAAAAGGGCCTGCCACCGCTGAGATATCACAGA TTCTTGGTCAGAACGCCGAGgcagccagctgctgctcaacaGACAAACGGATGGGTTCCGCAGACAAACAATCCGATGGGTGGCTACTACATGGGCACCACGGCTCCTCCACCGGTATACGATCCAGCCAAATTTCCCATGTACTCGGGCCATACAGATCCAGAAAAGGTCGATTACGCGCGAGAGCCTACCAGACGAGAGGCCGAAGCAAACCCTGCACCAGATTATTATGACATACCTCTGGGACCGCCTCCTGCAGCTGCGACGAGATAA
- a CDS encoding uncharacterized protein (EggNog:ENOG41) gives MSFTSIPILDLELSRDPATKPEFLDQLRNALMEVGFLYLKNVGISDELWDEVIKEGKSFFDIPQEEKLKIEMKNAPSFLGYSQLSAEITAGAVDHREQIDLSTEHVLPGPGAPAYYNLLGPNQWPSEESAPKFRSTYTEYMRQMGEITMYFTSLIAEAIKLPRDAFEKYVEAEPQHKLKIIKYPDLAELGLPAGVQGQGVGPHKDSMLTSYLLQATNHRGLQVQNVQGEWIDAAPIDRTLVVAIGQGMEALTQGVCVSTTHRVLSPESGTGARFSIPFFQGVKLDATFEELETVGVGRVPEDIRQQRQRIVEKSGGRIDDVEFTFRSGAVASTLGEATLRNRVKSHPDVGERWYPEILKSIREEQALAAQKQALRDAPRPVTNAASTAVEAH, from the exons ATGTCGTTTACGTCCATCCCCATCCTCGACCTGGAGCTGTCCAGGGACCCGGCCACCAAGCCTGAGTTCCTTGACCAGCTTCGCAATGCACTCATGGAGGTTGGCTTCTTGTATCTCAAGAATGTGGGCATTTCAGATGAGCTATGGGACGAAGTCATCAAGGAGGGTAAAAGCTTCTTTGACATTCCCCAGGAAGAAAA GCTCAAGATTGAAATGAAGAATGCGCCATCCTTCCTAGGCTACTCCCAGCTATCCGCAGAAATCACAGCCGGAGCCGTAGATCACAGAGAGCAGATTGATCTCTCAACCGAGCACGTCCTCCCAGGCCCGGGCGCGCCGGCGTACTACAACCTGCTCGGCCCCAACCAGTGGCCTTCGGAGGAGAGCGCGCCAAAGTTCCGCAGCACTTACACCGAGTACATGCGCCAGATGGGCGAAATCACCATGTACTTCACCTCGCTGATTgccgaggccatcaagctgCCGAGGGACGCCTTTGAGAAGTACGTCGAGGCGGAACCGCAGCACAAGCTCAAGATCATCAAGTACCCGGACCTGGCAGAGCTGGGACTGCCGGCGGGCGTGCAGGGCCAGGGCGTCGGGCCTCACAAGGACAGCATGCTGACGAGCTACCTGCTCCAGGCCACAAACCACCGCGGGCTGCAGGTGCAGAACGTCCAGGGCGAATGGATTGACGCCGCGCCCATCGACAGGACGCTCGTGGTGGCCATTGGCCAGGGCATGGAAGCCCTGACGCAGGGCGTCTGCGTGTCAACGACGCATCGCGTGCTGTCGCCAGAATCCGGCACCGGCGCCCGCTTCAGCATCCCCTTCTTCCAGGGCGTCAAGCTGGACGCCACCTTTGAAGAGCTCGAGACGGTCGGCGTCGGCCGCGTGCCCGAGGACAtcaggcagcagaggcagaggattGTGGAAAAGAGCGGCGGGCGCATCGACGACGTCGAGTTCACGTTCCGCAGCGGCGCCGTGGCCAGCACCTTGGGCGAGGCGACGCTGCGGAACAGGGTCAAGAGCCATCCGGATGTGGGGGAGCGCTGGTACCCGGAGATTCTGAAGTCGATCCGCGAAGAGCAGGCGCTGGCGGCGCAGAAGCAGGCGCTTCGTGATGCGCCGAGGCCGGTGACTAATGCGGCCTCTACAGCTGTCGAGGCGCATTAG